One Nitrosopumilus piranensis genomic region harbors:
- a CDS encoding peptidylprolyl isomerase, with the protein MTFNKGSLILVDYTAKVKDSEEVFDTTIEEDAKKYSIHEQNVKYQPKLVSIGEVSYPVLKGLDEALAKTAVGDKLTVEVTPDKGFGERDSGKVRMIPIRKLGEDAEKVSVGDTIEIDNKRGIIRFIGSGRVQIDYNHRYAGKTILFDVNVLKSLDSPNDKIDGILKNRLPVEDSKISFDLKDKEVNITVPEEILRADGLQIMKHFIQLDIFKFVPTLEKVNFVETHVNKQTQEKKPESKEKAPEQKTA; encoded by the coding sequence TTGACTTTCAATAAAGGTTCACTAATTTTAGTTGATTATACGGCAAAGGTCAAAGATAGTGAAGAAGTGTTTGATACAACAATTGAAGAGGATGCAAAAAAATATTCTATTCATGAACAAAATGTCAAGTATCAACCAAAACTAGTTTCAATAGGCGAAGTTTCGTATCCAGTTCTTAAAGGACTTGATGAGGCACTTGCAAAAACAGCTGTTGGTGATAAGCTTACAGTTGAGGTTACACCTGACAAAGGATTTGGTGAAAGAGATTCTGGCAAAGTCAGAATGATTCCAATTAGAAAATTGGGTGAAGACGCAGAAAAAGTTTCAGTTGGTGATACAATTGAAATTGATAATAAACGAGGAATTATTCGTTTTATTGGCTCAGGAAGAGTTCAGATTGATTATAATCACAGATATGCAGGAAAAACAATTCTATTTGATGTTAATGTTCTCAAATCACTTGATTCCCCAAATGACAAAATTGATGGCATTCTAAAAAACAGACTTCCAGTAGAGGATTCAAAAATTTCATTTGATCTAAAAGATAAAGAAGTAAACATTACTGTCCCAGAAGAAATTCTTCGTGCTGATGGCTTACAAATTATGAAACACTTTATTCAATTAGATATCTTCAAATTTGTTCCTACTTTGGAGAAAGTAAACTTTGTTGAGACACATGTCAACAAACAAACTCAGGAAAAAAAACCTGAATCAAAAGAAAAAGCACCTGAGCAAAAGACTGCTTAA
- a CDS encoding pyridoxal-phosphate-dependent aminotransferase family protein, whose product MEYLSMLPGPTNVPNRVMRAMLAPIINHRSDDFVELYTDVVDKTQQVFETKNDIVALSASGTGAVEAGVVNLVKKGDKVIIPVNGEFSNRLSQLIEGQGANVVKLETPPGQNATFDQVKEAFDNNKDVKAFYVVHNETSTGTMVNYLDKVSDLTSRNDAFYVVDSVSLLGGAPLPVDKWNIDVCMTGAQKAIAAPPGISPISVSPRAKKYMQENPPATMYFNLARYFKYYDEEKHTPFTPALPLLYAYREALAILLEEGLQNVFNRHKVCSDALYSGLSAMGLSPFAKEEDRSISIVALNYLDGLEDKTFRNTLANKFKVLVAGGFGNLKGKVFRVGCMGEVNPYHVMRTISAISSTLAMMGYEVDAQAGLKTAEEKLKSL is encoded by the coding sequence ATGGAATATCTTTCAATGCTTCCAGGACCAACAAATGTACCTAATCGTGTTATGAGAGCAATGTTGGCACCAATCATTAACCATAGAAGCGATGATTTTGTTGAATTATACACTGATGTAGTTGACAAAACTCAACAAGTCTTTGAAACTAAAAACGATATTGTTGCATTATCTGCATCTGGAACTGGTGCTGTTGAAGCAGGAGTTGTTAATCTAGTAAAGAAAGGTGATAAAGTAATCATTCCAGTTAATGGTGAATTTAGTAATAGACTATCTCAATTAATTGAAGGCCAAGGAGCCAATGTAGTTAAACTTGAAACTCCTCCTGGACAAAATGCAACATTTGATCAAGTCAAAGAGGCATTTGACAATAACAAAGATGTAAAGGCATTCTATGTTGTACATAATGAAACCTCAACAGGAACAATGGTAAATTATCTCGATAAAGTATCTGATTTAACCTCTAGAAATGATGCATTCTACGTAGTAGACTCTGTGTCTCTATTAGGAGGTGCACCACTTCCAGTTGACAAATGGAATATTGATGTATGTATGACAGGAGCACAAAAAGCAATTGCGGCACCACCAGGAATCTCTCCAATATCTGTTAGTCCTAGAGCTAAAAAATACATGCAAGAAAACCCACCTGCTACAATGTACTTTAATCTAGCAAGATACTTCAAATATTATGATGAGGAAAAACATACTCCTTTCACACCCGCATTACCTTTACTTTATGCATATAGAGAAGCATTAGCAATTTTACTTGAAGAAGGACTCCAAAACGTCTTCAATAGACACAAAGTTTGTTCAGATGCATTATATTCTGGACTAAGTGCTATGGGATTGTCTCCATTTGCAAAAGAAGAAGATCGTTCAATCTCTATTGTTGCATTAAACTATCTTGATGGTCTTGAAGATAAAACATTTAGAAATACTCTTGCAAACAAATTCAAAGTTCTTGTTGCAGGAGGATTTGGAAATCTTAAAGGCAAAGTCTTCAGAGTTGGATGTATGGGCGAAGTTAATCCATATCATGTTATGAGAACAATCTCTGCAATTTCATCAACATTAGCAATGATGGGATATGAAGTAGATGCTCAAGCAGGACTAAAAACTGCTGAAGAGAAACTCAAGTCTCTCTAA
- a CDS encoding nicotinamide-nucleotide adenylyltransferase: MNGLLIGRFQPFHLGHLEALRFALSKVDKLWVGLGSSNRSPEKNNPFSAEERKEMILSSIDDSMKEKISIYFIPDLDNHVKWIDKIDTIVPKFDIVFSNDDLTNHLYSKRDVKVIPIPFLKRHELSGTNIRDLIISDQNWNDLVPKGTENFLINNNAKERLKNL; this comes from the coding sequence ATGAATGGTTTGTTAATAGGCAGATTCCAACCCTTTCATTTGGGACATCTTGAAGCATTACGATTTGCTTTATCAAAAGTTGATAAATTGTGGGTAGGTTTAGGAAGCTCAAACAGATCTCCTGAGAAAAATAATCCTTTTTCAGCAGAGGAACGCAAAGAAATGATTCTATCATCAATTGATGATTCTATGAAAGAAAAAATCTCAATCTACTTTATTCCAGATTTAGATAATCACGTAAAGTGGATTGACAAAATTGATACCATAGTTCCAAAATTCGATATAGTTTTCTCAAATGATGATTTAACAAATCATCTTTATTCAAAACGAGATGTCAAAGTAATTCCAATTCCTTTTTTAAAAAGACATGAATTATCTGGAACAAATATTCGAGATCTGATTATCAGCGATCAAAATTGGAATGATTTGGTTCCCAAAGGCACAGAAAATTTTTTGATAAATAATAATGCCAAGGAACGTCTAAAAAATCTCTAA
- the rtcA gene encoding RNA 3'-terminal phosphate cyclase, which translates to MDFLKINGEFGEGGGQIIRSAISLACITKQPIHIENIRKNRKVPGLKPQHLTAIKILKKISNSEVIGDKIGSAELKFIPGQVENSKLFEDVGTAGSISLILQVLIPVVAISQKKLELTIKGGTDVKWSPTIDYTKHILKEAYSRMGIKFSLELKKRGYYPKGGGEINLEVYPSKIKSISLLKRKTNQAKVICTYSKIPSKKIENEINKIKDKLSKANFVVETEIKEQNAIDSGASLLIYNIDENSIIGIDSLFDKKIQSFDIDCNGFLENQLAVDKNLADMLVVPASLASGKTRFQVKEITKHLETNLFVTSKITGCKYGVGKLPSGFEVIIEGISYSSIK; encoded by the coding sequence GTGGATTTTTTAAAAATTAATGGAGAGTTTGGTGAAGGAGGAGGTCAAATAATTCGTTCTGCCATCAGTCTTGCATGCATTACAAAACAACCAATCCATATTGAGAATATTAGAAAGAATAGAAAAGTACCTGGATTAAAACCACAACATCTTACTGCAATTAAAATTTTAAAAAAAATTTCAAATAGTGAGGTTATTGGTGATAAAATTGGTTCTGCTGAATTAAAATTTATTCCAGGACAAGTTGAAAATTCAAAATTGTTTGAAGATGTAGGAACTGCAGGAAGTATTTCATTAATTTTACAAGTTTTAATTCCCGTAGTAGCAATTTCACAAAAGAAACTGGAACTTACTATCAAAGGTGGCACAGATGTAAAATGGAGTCCTACAATAGATTATACTAAACACATTCTAAAAGAAGCATATTCAAGAATGGGAATAAAATTTTCACTTGAATTAAAAAAAAGAGGTTATTATCCAAAGGGAGGTGGTGAGATAAATTTAGAAGTTTATCCATCAAAAATAAAATCTATTTCATTATTAAAGAGAAAAACAAATCAAGCAAAAGTTATCTGCACATATTCAAAAATTCCATCAAAAAAAATTGAAAATGAAATTAACAAGATTAAAGATAAATTATCTAAGGCAAATTTTGTTGTTGAAACAGAAATTAAAGAACAAAATGCTATAGATTCAGGAGCATCTTTACTAATTTACAACATAGATGAGAATTCAATAATAGGAATCGATTCATTGTTTGATAAAAAAATACAAAGTTTTGATATAGATTGTAATGGATTTTTAGAAAATCAATTAGCAGTAGACAAAAATTTAGCAGACATGCTTGTAGTTCCAGCAAGTCTGGCTAGCGGTAAAACTAGATTTCAAGTAAAAGAAATTACAAAACATTTGGAGACAAACTTGTTTGTAACATCAAAAATTACAGGTTGTAAGTATGGAGTAGGAAAACTACCTAGTGGATTTGAGGTAATTATTGAAGGAATATCATACTCCAGCATCAAGTAA
- a CDS encoding CopD family protein produces MTALEQAIITWIHLVAAAIWVGGSLFIGIVFSPLLKTMTNSIEERMQIMIRVGRRFNKVAVPSLIILMATGLYSSHALLSKPDLLTATSYGTFLIIKILLVIALIITYAVHVRVIRKDVEEKIMSNQIPEPQIQTLRKKIIILGEITVVLSVAILFFAALLDAGV; encoded by the coding sequence ATGACAGCATTAGAACAAGCAATCATAACTTGGATTCATCTTGTTGCAGCTGCAATATGGGTAGGTGGTTCATTATTCATTGGAATAGTTTTTTCTCCACTTCTTAAAACTATGACAAATTCAATTGAAGAAAGAATGCAAATCATGATTCGTGTTGGAAGACGATTTAACAAAGTAGCTGTTCCTTCACTAATTATATTGATGGCAACTGGATTGTATAGCTCACATGCATTGTTAAGTAAACCAGATCTTCTTACTGCAACAAGTTATGGAACATTTCTAATAATCAAAATACTTCTTGTCATTGCATTAATTATTACATATGCTGTGCATGTCCGAGTAATTAGAAAAGATGTTGAGGAAAAAATAATGTCAAATCAAATACCCGAGCCACAAATTCAAACACTAAGAAAAAAAATTATCATTCTTGGAGAAATTACCGTAGTTTTATCAGTTGCAATACTATTTTTTGCAGCCTTACTTGATGCTGGAGTATGA
- the bluB gene encoding 5,6-dimethylbenzimidazole synthase yields the protein MKDNFTEDEKRGFYKAIYSRRDVRSHFTSKPIEDEVLSKILHAAHHAPSVGFSQPWNFILIKDIGTKKKIKKSFEDEKKRSSQLVEEPKRSKYLSFKLEGILESPVNLCVTYDPSKFGPFVIGRSSIPEAGLYSVCCAIQNLWLSARTEGIGLGWVSILSNETLKENLELPEHVVPVAYLCLGYVDDFAEKPDLETAGWLPRLELKDVVYFEKWNEHENENWKSVQNMIKENLNYA from the coding sequence TTGAAAGATAATTTTACTGAAGATGAGAAAAGAGGATTCTACAAGGCAATTTATTCAAGAAGGGATGTTAGATCTCATTTTACATCAAAACCTATAGAAGATGAAGTTCTTTCAAAAATTCTTCATGCTGCACACCACGCACCATCTGTAGGATTCTCACAGCCATGGAATTTCATTTTGATAAAAGATATTGGAACAAAAAAGAAAATCAAAAAATCCTTTGAAGATGAGAAAAAGCGATCATCACAATTAGTAGAAGAACCAAAGAGATCAAAATATCTTTCATTCAAACTGGAAGGAATTTTAGAGTCGCCGGTGAATTTGTGTGTGACATATGATCCTTCAAAATTTGGCCCATTTGTAATTGGTAGATCTAGTATTCCTGAGGCAGGATTGTATAGTGTGTGTTGTGCAATTCAAAATTTGTGGTTATCAGCAAGAACAGAAGGGATTGGTCTAGGATGGGTAAGTATTCTATCAAATGAAACACTAAAAGAAAATTTAGAGCTACCAGAACATGTTGTTCCTGTAGCGTATTTGTGTTTAGGATATGTAGATGATTTTGCAGAAAAACCAGATCTTGAAACTGCAGGTTGGCTCCCAAGACTTGAACTAAAAGATGTGGTGTATTTTGAAAAATGGAATGAACATGAAAATGAAAATTGGAAGAGCGTTCAAAATATGATCAAAGAAAATCTTAATTACGCTTAA
- a CDS encoding NADPH-dependent FMN reductase: MAEDMRVVVISGSPRKNANTQILMKYVYEYTKLKNQDTKFINLSEGQIECYKGPEEDYNDTTKNAAKDITNADVWLIGSPIYNSFFSSALKNLFEYINYKETGGKVAGMAILAAGNIGFIDVQTLITQLLSYFRVITNPKAVFLTTESIDKNNILNEDAKNRLEGMVDETLEMATKLQK; encoded by the coding sequence ATGGCTGAAGATATGAGAGTTGTAGTTATTTCTGGTAGTCCAAGAAAAAATGCAAACACACAGATTTTAATGAAATATGTTTATGAATATACTAAATTAAAAAATCAAGATACAAAATTCATTAATCTATCTGAAGGCCAGATTGAGTGTTACAAAGGACCAGAAGAAGATTATAACGATACAACAAAAAATGCGGCAAAAGACATCACAAATGCGGATGTTTGGCTAATTGGATCACCAATTTACAATTCATTCTTTAGTTCAGCACTAAAAAATTTGTTTGAATACATCAATTACAAAGAGACTGGTGGAAAAGTTGCAGGTATGGCAATTTTGGCTGCAGGAAATATTGGTTTTATTGATGTTCAGACACTAATTACCCAGTTATTATCATATTTTAGAGTAATTACAAATCCAAAGGCTGTTTTTTTAACTACAGAATCTATTGATAAAAATAATATTTTGAATGAAGATGCCAAAAATAGACTAGAGGGAATGGTGGATGAAACTTTGGAAATGGCAACAAAATTACAAAAATAA
- a CDS encoding peptidylprolyl isomerase: protein MITANIETNFGKISFKLLPDLAPETVRNFEKLAKDGFYDGTLFHRVIPGFMIQGGDPNTKTDNKSSWGMGGPGYNVKAEFSSRSHLRGIVSMARAQDPDSAGSQFFIVTTDSTFLDRQYTVFGEVTEGMEVADKIVNLQRDGNDCPLEKAQMTRVTVE, encoded by the coding sequence ATGATTACAGCAAATATTGAAACAAATTTTGGCAAGATTTCATTTAAACTTCTACCTGACTTGGCTCCTGAAACAGTTAGAAACTTTGAAAAATTAGCTAAAGATGGGTTTTATGATGGGACACTTTTTCATAGAGTAATTCCAGGATTCATGATTCAAGGAGGAGATCCTAATACAAAAACAGATAACAAAAGTTCATGGGGGATGGGCGGTCCAGGATATAATGTTAAAGCAGAATTTAGTTCTAGATCTCATTTGAGAGGGATTGTTTCAATGGCAAGAGCACAAGATCCAGATAGTGCAGGCTCACAATTCTTCATAGTAACAACTGATAGTACATTCCTAGATAGACAATATACCGTATTTGGTGAAGTTACTGAGGGTATGGAAGTAGCAGACAAAATCGTAAATCTTCAAAGAGATGGCAACGATTGCCCTTTAGAAAAAGCACAAATGACTCGTGTAACTGTGGAATAA
- a CDS encoding PfkB family carbohydrate kinase, with the protein MLTVFGSTALDTIRTPKKTLKNVLGGAATFAAISASNFVDTGLIAVVGKDFPKQHHKTLSKYLDLEGLSIKDGKTFRYDGKYDNTLSTRSTLKTELNVLADFKPTVPEAYRKSQFVYLANNDPEQNTSLIKKFDKVKFSMCDTIDFWISTKRDAVIKMIRSVDAVVINDEEAKLLTKEFNLIKCAKKMMQWGAKYVIIKKGEHGSLMFYDDVIFPTAGFSLEDVVDPTGAGDSFAGAMIGYLASKKSTSLSEIKKAVVYGNVLGSFAVERYGLDGLLKIKNGDIKKRVKIYEKMIRF; encoded by the coding sequence ATGCTTACTGTTTTTGGTTCAACAGCACTAGATACAATTAGGACACCAAAAAAAACACTAAAGAATGTTTTAGGAGGGGCAGCAACTTTTGCTGCAATTTCTGCAAGCAATTTTGTAGATACAGGACTAATTGCAGTTGTTGGAAAAGATTTTCCAAAACAACATCACAAAACTCTATCAAAATATCTTGATTTAGAGGGATTATCCATCAAAGATGGAAAAACATTTCGTTATGACGGAAAATATGACAACACACTAAGTACTAGATCAACATTAAAGACAGAACTAAATGTTCTTGCAGATTTTAAACCAACAGTTCCTGAGGCATATAGAAAATCTCAATTTGTATATCTTGCAAACAATGATCCCGAACAAAATACTTCTTTAATTAAAAAGTTTGATAAAGTAAAATTTTCAATGTGTGATACTATTGATTTTTGGATTTCTACAAAAAGGGATGCTGTAATAAAGATGATAAGATCTGTAGATGCAGTTGTAATTAATGATGAAGAGGCTAAACTCCTTACAAAAGAATTCAATTTGATAAAATGTGCAAAAAAGATGATGCAGTGGGGGGCAAAATATGTAATTATTAAAAAAGGAGAGCATGGTTCACTCATGTTTTATGATGATGTAATTTTTCCAACAGCTGGTTTTTCATTAGAGGATGTAGTAGATCCTACAGGTGCAGGGGATTCTTTTGCAGGTGCCATGATAGGATATTTGGCAAGTAAAAAATCAACTAGTCTGTCTGAGATTAAAAAAGCAGTAGTCTATGGAAATGTTTTGGGTTCATTTGCAGTTGAAAGATATGGATTAGATGGTTTGCTAAAGATCAAAAATGGCGACATTAAAAAAAGAGTCAAGATATATGAAAAAATGATCAGATTCTAA
- a CDS encoding dUTPase — protein MSQEVTEDRLDTIFKLQKGLSEMMKLDRYPKDSEGRVSALCTAIMHEAVELQRTTNWKWWKTPSKFNEEEAREELIDIWHFVVQASLELNLTPDDIVAEYKKKNEINRERQRNGY, from the coding sequence TTGTCACAAGAAGTAACTGAAGACAGATTAGATACCATTTTCAAACTTCAAAAAGGATTATCAGAGATGATGAAACTTGATAGATATCCAAAAGATTCGGAGGGAAGAGTATCAGCATTATGTACTGCTATAATGCATGAAGCAGTAGAATTGCAAAGAACAACTAATTGGAAATGGTGGAAAACTCCAAGTAAATTTAATGAGGAAGAAGCAAGAGAAGAATTAATAGATATTTGGCACTTTGTAGTTCAAGCATCACTTGAATTAAATCTCACACCAGATGATATTGTAGCTGAATACAAAAAGAAAAATGAGATCAATAGAGAAAGACAGAGAAACGGATATTAA
- a CDS encoding tetrahydromethanopterin S-methyltransferase subunit A → MNSLGNLIGEICKVVLPIKEEFYIGNVNSQIAICTLSSVSLIDDLKDHGALSNVAIIGRLFSENKGIDSIIQYIYQNKNIKKIILCGKEVWGHKSGHSLLQLHKNGVDENFRIINSTSPEPYLTVSKDAIEYFQKNITIIDLINETNLEKISKNI, encoded by the coding sequence ATGAATAGCCTTGGAAATCTAATTGGAGAGATATGTAAGGTTGTTCTACCTATCAAAGAAGAATTTTACATTGGAAATGTCAATTCACAAATTGCTATATGTACACTATCGAGCGTATCTTTGATTGATGATCTTAAGGATCATGGGGCATTATCTAATGTAGCAATTATTGGCAGATTATTTTCAGAAAATAAAGGAATTGATAGTATAATACAATATATCTATCAAAATAAGAATATTAAAAAAATTATTCTTTGTGGAAAAGAGGTTTGGGGACACAAATCAGGTCATTCTTTATTACAATTACACAAAAATGGAGTTGATGAAAATTTTAGAATAATTAATTCTACTAGCCCTGAGCCATATCTTACAGTTTCTAAAGATGCAATAGAGTACTTTCAAAAAAATATCACAATAATTGATTTGATAAATGAAACCAATCTTGAAAAAATTTCTAAAAATATCTAA
- a CDS encoding DegT/DnrJ/EryC1/StrS family aminotransferase produces MRTDGLYTLVVRTKFVKIPINTPILGKEELSAVTSVVKSGGLTSASKNGGKNVQEFEKLVKDFVKIKYAVSVNSGTAALQAALYALDIKQGDEVIVPSFTFVASANAIASTGAKPVFADILKENFTIDPESIVKKITRKTKAIMPVHLYGHISSLDRIKEITKKHNLSVIEDAAQSLGSTFKGKQTGTFFELGCYSFYPGKVITSGEGGVAVTNNKKLYEKLLMIRNHGMIKGYDSKIFGLNLRLPEISAAIAKIQIKKLPKFIQQRRRNAKLLSDLLSKTKIKTPLERKNEKFNWALYTITTKNRNSVLKKLNSKGIGAAVYYPVPVHKIPIYNTKSKLTNTDWASKHVLSLPIHPNVSTKNIEYIAKTVRDLVHE; encoded by the coding sequence ATGCGTACTGATGGTCTTTATACATTAGTAGTAAGGACAAAATTTGTGAAAATTCCAATTAACACGCCTATTTTAGGTAAAGAAGAACTTTCAGCAGTAACTTCTGTAGTAAAATCAGGAGGACTTACCTCTGCCTCTAAAAATGGTGGAAAGAATGTACAAGAATTTGAAAAACTCGTTAAAGATTTTGTAAAAATAAAATACGCTGTTTCAGTTAATTCTGGTACTGCTGCACTGCAAGCAGCACTTTATGCACTTGATATTAAACAAGGTGATGAAGTAATCGTACCTTCTTTTACATTTGTTGCTAGTGCAAATGCCATAGCATCTACAGGAGCAAAACCTGTTTTTGCAGATATATTAAAAGAAAATTTTACAATTGATCCAGAATCAATTGTAAAAAAAATTACTAGGAAAACTAAAGCAATAATGCCTGTACATTTGTATGGCCATATTTCATCACTTGATAGAATCAAAGAGATAACAAAAAAGCATAATCTATCAGTAATAGAAGATGCAGCACAATCTCTTGGCTCGACTTTTAAAGGAAAACAAACTGGCACATTTTTTGAACTCGGATGTTATAGTTTCTATCCTGGAAAAGTAATAACTTCTGGAGAGGGGGGAGTTGCAGTTACTAATAACAAAAAACTTTACGAAAAATTATTGATGATTAGAAATCATGGAATGATTAAAGGATATGATTCTAAAATATTTGGATTAAATCTAAGACTTCCTGAAATTAGTGCTGCTATAGCTAAAATTCAAATTAAGAAACTACCAAAATTTATTCAACAAAGAAGACGTAATGCAAAACTATTGTCAGACTTGTTATCTAAAACAAAAATTAAAACTCCTTTAGAAAGAAAAAATGAAAAATTCAATTGGGCATTGTACACTATTACCACAAAAAATAGAAATTCTGTTCTAAAAAAATTAAATTCAAAAGGAATTGGAGCTGCAGTTTATTATCCAGTGCCTGTACATAAAATCCCTATTTATAACACAAAATCAAAATTAACAAATACTGATTGGGCATCAAAACACGTTTTGTCATTACCTATTCATCCAAATGTATCTACCAAAAACATTGAATATATTGCAAAAACTGTGCGTGATTTAGTACATGAATAG
- a CDS encoding C2H2-type zinc finger protein: protein MGLFGGNKNELKCKKCGTILSDSERLKRHQEVAHNKKKEKCRVCGTEFNTQEDLRKHKKNCK from the coding sequence ATGGGATTATTTGGTGGAAATAAAAATGAGTTAAAATGTAAAAAATGCGGAACAATTCTTTCAGATTCAGAGAGATTAAAAAGACATCAAGAAGTAGCACATAACAAGAAAAAAGAAAAATGTAGAGTTTGTGGAACAGAGTTTAACACGCAAGAAGATTTGCGAAAACATAAAAAAAATTGCAAGTAG
- a CDS encoding tyrosine--tRNA ligase, whose amino-acid sequence MDITKKVDLIEKPPTEEVVTRDELIELFKINSSPKHYIGLEISGFLHLGSLISTGFKINDFAKAGVKCTVFLADWHTLINDKLGGDWETISKVSRYYQDAFKLVCPDAEIILGSKLYEEKTEYWSELVKFTKHMSLARTMRTLTIMGRSENEEKIDVAKLLYPAMQAVDIHSMNVDIAHAGMDQRKIHMLVREIFPKMKWKVPVAVHHKLLPGLSKPADTSDSQILGKMSKSDPNSGVFIHNTDDEIKKKMNKAWCEETNVENNPLLEITKTVIFHEFDEMNVERPEKFGGNVSYQNYNQLETDFAGKKLHPGDLKQTVGNYLVKIISPIRDKLNLTEELHEAIKKSY is encoded by the coding sequence TTGGATATAACTAAAAAAGTTGATTTAATTGAAAAGCCTCCAACTGAGGAAGTTGTAACACGTGATGAATTAATTGAATTATTCAAAATAAATTCATCTCCAAAACATTACATTGGTTTAGAAATTTCTGGTTTTTTACATCTTGGTAGTCTAATCAGTACAGGATTCAAGATTAATGATTTTGCAAAGGCCGGTGTAAAGTGTACAGTATTTCTTGCAGATTGGCACACATTAATCAACGATAAACTAGGGGGAGACTGGGAAACAATCTCTAAAGTTTCAAGATATTATCAAGATGCATTCAAATTAGTTTGTCCTGATGCAGAAATTATTTTAGGATCAAAACTTTATGAAGAAAAAACAGAATACTGGTCAGAACTTGTGAAATTTACAAAACATATGTCATTAGCCAGGACGATGAGAACTTTGACAATAATGGGTCGTTCTGAAAATGAAGAAAAAATAGATGTTGCAAAGTTACTTTATCCAGCAATGCAAGCAGTTGATATCCATTCTATGAATGTAGATATTGCACATGCTGGAATGGATCAGAGAAAAATCCACATGTTAGTCAGAGAAATATTTCCTAAAATGAAATGGAAAGTACCAGTAGCTGTTCACCATAAATTATTGCCAGGACTTTCCAAGCCTGCAGATACTAGTGATTCACAAATTTTAGGAAAAATGAGCAAATCTGATCCAAATTCTGGAGTTTTTATTCACAATACAGATGATGAAATCAAGAAAAAGATGAACAAAGCCTGGTGTGAAGAGACAAATGTAGAGAATAATCCGCTATTAGAAATTACAAAGACAGTGATTTTTCATGAATTCGATGAGATGAATGTAGAAAGACCTGAAAAATTTGGTGGAAATGTATCATATCAAAATTATAATCAACTTGAAACAGATTTTGCTGGAAAAAAATTACATCCAGGAGATTTGAAACAAACAGTTGGAAATTATTTGGTAAAAATAATATCTCCAATTAGAGACAAGCTAAATCTAACTGAAGAATTACATGAGGCCATTAAGAAAAGTTACTGA